A stretch of Miscanthus floridulus cultivar M001 chromosome 13, ASM1932011v1, whole genome shotgun sequence DNA encodes these proteins:
- the LOC136500675 gene encoding uncharacterized protein — protein MEAIPLPTTGRTELPTALSGTDRGGRDAAGRGLAVAGGGGGGCDRQGHSRTQPWRRPRQRRDPRHWRPKRRRLTWAGRRGTRPRGPRTVVVVAERTGGESSLALTSGGSESPTRGEPLLRWTNPQEPTLTLFTLDDAAKSMEREILDVRDCVRAGSLGPRQGCPARRHRPTGRSLIARSREKSRFLREQPG, from the exons ATGGAGGCGATACCGTTGCCGACGACGGGGCGGACGGAGCTGCCGACTGCGCTCAGTGGCACCGACCGCGGCGGGCGCGACGCAGCTGGTCGAGGCCTCGCCGTCGCaggcggaggtggcggcggctgtgacAGGCAGGGCCACAGCCGGACGCAACCGTGGCGGCGCCCGAGGCAGCGGCGCGACCCGCGCCACTGGCGGCCCAAGCGACGGCGCCTGACGTGGGCTGGACGGAGGgggacgcggccgaggggtccCCGGACAGTCGTGGTGGTGGCGGAGAGGACCGGTGGGGAATCGTCCCTGGCCCTGACGTCGGGAGGCAGCGAATCGCCCACGCGGGGCGAGCCCCTGCTCCGGTGGACAAATCCGCAGGAGCCGACGTTgacgctcttcaccctcgacgatgccgccaagagcatggagcgggagatcCTCGACGTGAGGGATTGCGTCCGCGCTGGAAGCCTTGGACCACGCCAGGGGTGCCCTGCGCGACGTCATCGTCCCACTGGCCGG tcccttatcgctcgcagCCGGGAGAAATCTCGGTTCCTTCGTGAGCAGCCGGGGTAA